The window ATGGAAATGGAATTCTTTTGCAAACCCCATACCGACGTAGAGTGGTTTAACTATTGGAGAGCAGAAAGATTAAAGTGGTTTACGGATTTAAATGTTAATCCACAGCGCCTTAGATTAAGAGATCATTCCTCGGATGAACTCGCTCATTACTCTACGCGTTGCACTGACGTCGAATATCTATTCCCCTTTGGGTGGTCTGAATTAGAAGGCATAGCTTGTCGCACAGATTACGACTTGACCCAGCACTCCAACATGAGTGGGAAACAGCTAATTTGGCGAGATCAAACTAGTGGCGAGACTTATATACCCTACGTCGTAGAACCGGCATTGGGAACAGATCGAGCGGTCTTAACATTCCTAATAGACGCCTATTGCGAAGAAGAGGTGGAGGGAAATACAAGAACAGTGCTTAAATTCCATCCGCGTTTAGCGCCAACAAAGGTAGCAATCTTTCCTCTGCTTAGAAAAGATGGTCAGCCGGAAAAAGCCAAAGAAATCGCCGACATTTTACGAGGCCACTATGCGATGTCGTACGATGAAACCGGCAGCATTGGGAGGCGCTACAGACGCCAAGACGAAGCTGGCACACCGCTTTGCATAACTGTTGACCACCAAACACTAGAAGACAATTCCGTCACAATAAGAGATAGAGATTCACTAAAGCAAACGCGCGTAAATATTAACAACATTCGCACCGCCTTAAGTGACAGCTTAGGGTTTTAAAAGCATCAGTCTTCTGACTTGTTTTTTAGCGGCAAACTAAAGTAAACTCCATAAAGTCGAAAACAAATTACCGCTATCGTTAGTGCTGTAATTTGAATGGCAAATAGTCCGAGCTCGGTTTCCTAAGTTTCTTTACTGGGATAAGGAAATTGAGCCGTGAGCGATGTTAGTCATTGCTCACCGGGTTAGCGAGTGGAAACGCGCTGACCTCCCGTGTTTGGAAAGGATTGAAATGGAAAAACTCATCGACGCACTTGGGCGTCGCTTCTCGTACTTACGTCTGTCACTCACAGAGCGATGCAATTTTCGCTGCTCATATTGCCTTCCTAACGGCTATATTTGCCAAGCCTCCAAACGAGACACTGAAATATCGCAAGTAGAAATTCGCCGATTGGTCGCAGCGTTCGCGGAAATGGGATTCTCTAAAGTCCGCCTTACTGGTGGCGAACCTACATTGCGAAGGGATTTGCTAAACATTATAGAAGACATAGCAAATGCGAAGGGAGTTGCTGTCGTAGCGCTTTCTACTAACGGCTTTCGCCTCAAGCAAATCGCAAAAGACCTGCTTTCAGCTGGAGTTAGCGCATTAAATGTTAGCGTCGATAGCCTAAACAAAAATCACTACATGACGATAACAGGCCGCAACTGCCTGGAGCAAGTACTAGAAGGCGTCGACCATGCACTTGAAATTGGATTTAAAAAAGTAAAAGTTAACGCTGTATTGCTTAAAGACTTAAATTCCGACGAACTACCTTCATTTGTCGCGTGGGTTAAAGACCGCCCAATCACTCTTCGCTTAATTGAGCTAATGGAGACAGGAGAAAATAAGAGTTTTTTTTATCACCATCACCTCAGAACCTCGCTCTTACAACGCTACTTGGAATCTAACGGTTGGACTAGACTGCAAAAGACTTCAACAGACGGGCCCGCCATAGAATACAGCCATCCAGATTATAAAGGCGCAATTGGTCTCATTGCTCCCTATGCAGAAAATTTTTGCGCAACCTGCAATCGCCTGCGAGTAAATAGCAAAGGCAATCTCAGACTATGCTTATTTGGCAATGGCGAAATATCGCTTAGACACCTACTCCAAGACGACAACGCCAAAAACGCACTTAAGCAGTTTATTGCCGATGCTATAACAGAAAAAGCTCCTTCACATCTGCTACTTATGGGAAATTCAGGCCAAACGAGCAACCTAGCAACAATCGGTGGATAAACTTTAAACTATGAGCACACCCATTCATCACTACAACATGAT is drawn from Deltaproteobacteria bacterium and contains these coding sequences:
- a CDS encoding glycine--tRNA ligase; translated protein: MPSLEPIVALAKRRGFIFPSSEIYGGLISCYDYGPLGVELKRNVKDAWWRSMVMTRDDVVGIDASIIMHPRVWEASGHVAGFTDPLVECSKCKQRYRQDHLDENTPPCPKDDKKQHSFGEARQFNLMFKTHIGPVEDTSSTVFLRPETAQGIFVNFNNVIDSTRVKIPFGIAQQGKSFRNEITTRHFTFRTCEFEQMEMEFFCKPHTDVEWFNYWRAERLKWFTDLNVNPQRLRLRDHSSDELAHYSTRCTDVEYLFPFGWSELEGIACRTDYDLTQHSNMSGKQLIWRDQTSGETYIPYVVEPALGTDRAVLTFLIDAYCEEEVEGNTRTVLKFHPRLAPTKVAIFPLLRKDGQPEKAKEIADILRGHYAMSYDETGSIGRRYRRQDEAGTPLCITVDHQTLEDNSVTIRDRDSLKQTRVNINNIRTALSDSLGF
- the moaA gene encoding GTP 3',8-cyclase MoaA produces the protein MEKLIDALGRRFSYLRLSLTERCNFRCSYCLPNGYICQASKRDTEISQVEIRRLVAAFAEMGFSKVRLTGGEPTLRRDLLNIIEDIANAKGVAVVALSTNGFRLKQIAKDLLSAGVSALNVSVDSLNKNHYMTITGRNCLEQVLEGVDHALEIGFKKVKVNAVLLKDLNSDELPSFVAWVKDRPITLRLIELMETGENKSFFYHHHLRTSLLQRYLESNGWTRLQKTSTDGPAIEYSHPDYKGAIGLIAPYAENFCATCNRLRVNSKGNLRLCLFGNGEISLRHLLQDDNAKNALKQFIADAITEKAPSHLLLMGNSGQTSNLATIGG